From Zymoseptoria tritici IPO323 chromosome 6, whole genome shotgun sequence, one genomic window encodes:
- the LIP1 gene encoding putative precursor lipase (secreted protein, putative, with esterase/lipase activity. Probably expressed and secreted during the infection cycle of the pathogen. Probable involved in pathogenesis.) has protein sequence MLPLVLSLAGLTTAQLFVGGSSPIVDTGYARFQGRRDEVTKTDNYLGIPYAHAPRFDHARIFDDQLSGVQQATQYGDVCPQHLLNPSILAPDVGEVSLPFAQKATRQSEDCLSINVQRPKDQSLKDLPVVVWIHGGGFETSLPGVFYQGASIVQRSLSMGKPVLFTSINYRLHHFGFTASREFEKEGLLNLGLEDQRVALRWIQKNIKAFGGDPSKVTIMGESAGSWSVTAHMLVNDGDNEGLFRGAVGISGGPLRVDGPERQQALFNDMVSYVGCDGASDKIACLRQAPYDKIYAHANTVNNFFGFRSLASAWTLRPDGKFLTDSPDRLVAQGKIANVPIMYGDMENEGTLFSLINQLNITTTELVKDYFKTYWWPKVTETQLDRLMDLYPADIDNFPADGLPQYKRLSALIGDYSFEAQRRSLLAKVTANKWNYYTKFSIPLSVAGDTVVGKLLAGLKLTTIPVLASFHASDVLQVSPGPRRLCEFDI, from the exons ATGCTCCCActcgtcctctccctcgccggGTTGACAACAGCCCAGCTGTTCGTTGGAGGATCATCTCCCATAGTCGACACCGGCTATGCACGCTTCCAAGGCAGACGAGACGAAGTGACCAAGACGGACAACTACCTCGGAATCCCATACGCCCACGCACCTCGATTTGATCACGCTCGGATCTTCGACGATCAGTTGAGCGGCGTCCAACAAGCGACGCAGTATGGTGATGTCTGCCCTCAGCATCTGTTGAACCCTAGCATTCTGGCGCCGGACGTCGGAGAGGTAT CTCTTCCCTTCGCCCAGAAAGCCACAAGGCAGTCGGAGGACTGCCTTTCAATCAATGTGCAGAGGCCGAAAGATCAGAGTCTCAAGGATCTGCCCGTTGTTGTCTGGATCCATGGCGGTGGATTCGAA ACTTCGCTGCCGGGTGTGTTCTACCAAGGTGCCAGCATTGTGCAACGATCCCTGTCGATGGGCAAGCCGGTTCTCTTCACCTCCATCAACTATCGTCTCCACCATTTCGGCTTCACTGCTAGTCGTGAGTTCGAAAAAGAGGGACTCCTGAACCTTG GCCTGGAAGACCAGCGTGTTGCCCTGAGATGGATCCAGAAGAACATCAAGGCATTCGGCGGTGACCCGTCGAAGGTCACAATCATGGGAGAGAGCGCCGGATCATG GTCGGTCACCGCGCATATGCTGGTAAATGATGGCGACAACGAAGGGCTCTTTCGTGGTGCCGTCGGCATTTCTGGAGGACCCTTGAGGGTCGATGGCCCTGAAAGACAACAGGCACTCTTCAACGACATGGTCTCCTACGTTGGATGCGATGGAGCCTCGGACAAGATTGCATGCCTTCGCCAGGCCCCATACGACAAGATCTACGCTCACGCCAACACTGTCAACAATTTCTTCGGGTTCAGGAGTCTTGCTTCCGCCTGGACTCTTCGCCCAGATGGCAAATTCCTCACGGATTCTCCCGACAGGCTTGTTGCACAAGGAAAAATCGCCAACGTCCCGATCATGTACGGCGACATGGAGAACGAAGGCACACTGTTCTCGCTCATTAATCAGCTCAACATCACCACGACAGAGCTGGTCAAGGACTACTTCAAGACGTACTGGTGGCCCAAGGTCACCGAGACCCAGCTGGACCGCTTGATGGACCTCTATCCGGCCGACATCGACAACTTCCCGGCTGATGGTCTACCACAGTATAAGCGTCTCTCTGCTCTGATTGGCGATTACTCCTTCGAAGCTCAGCGTCGCTCTCTCCTCGCCAAGGTGACCGCGAACAAGTGGAATTACTACACCAAATTTTCGATCCCATTATCCGTGGCTGGGGACACCGTTGTGGGCAAGCTTCTGGCTGGGTTGAAGCTCACCACGATCCCGGTTCTCGCTAGCTTCCACGCGAGCGACGTGTTGCAAGTCTCCCCAGGGCCTAGAAGGCTATGCGAGTTTGATATCTAA
- a CDS encoding allantoate permease-like protein (Similar to allantoate permease.), which translates to MSPFGDISWLTNATQNKQIRRSTDKVILVILVWVYFLQIIDKSVLGYGATFGLKEDTGLVGQQYSLVGSIAAMAQLGWQPFSSYLIVKVPHRILMPCLVLGWGIAQTCMAACHNYGGLLAARFFLGLFEAGCLPLFSIITSQWYRRAEQPMRVAAWYSTNGIAGMAASLLSFGLGHVKSPLIESWQLIFLFVGLITVVSAPFVYWKLDNDIPSARFLSEEQKPKAVERLRANQSGTGSSEFKMKHVWEMLFEPKTYLWIGMSLLLNCGASVTNIFGPLIISGLGFDKYRTALLSVPFGAMQFLVIIFASWAAQRFKNKSVILTCLTLPVIAGLAMLYTIKHTDGNQGALLAGYYLLAFLFGGNPLIVSWIVGNTAGTTKKSVLMSVYNAASSAGNIIGPLLFNSNDAPEYKPGVRAVLGLFVALAAVIIIQVFNLMFLNKLQSRKRVKNGKPAQITDWSMKDEYHNADEKLDTETSAGQARLGDHAFEDLTDRQNDEVSSEPIS; encoded by the exons ATGTCTCCGTTCGGCGATATAAGCTGGCTGACAAACGCCACCCAGAACAAACAAATCCGACGTTCGACGGACAAGGTAATTCTGGTGATCCTCGTGTGGGTATACTTCCTCCAGATCATCGACAAGAGTGTACTGGGCTATGGCGCCACTTTCGGTCTCAAAGAGGATACTGGTCTCGTCGGCCAACAGTACTCGCTGGTGGGCTCCATCGCTGCCATGGCACAGCTAGGATGGCAGCCTTTCAGTTCGTACCTGATTGTGAAAGTACCTCATCGCATTCTCATGCCATGTCTCGTGCTCGGGTGGGGCATCGCGCAGACTTGTATG GCTGCCTGTCACAACTACGGCGGACTCCTCGCAGCAAGATTCTTTCTGGGTCTCTTCGAAGCTGGCTGCCTGCCCTTGTTCTCTATCATCACCAGTCAATGGTACCGCAGAGCTGAGCAACCCATGCGTGTGGCGGCATGGTACTCCACGAATGGCATCGCGGGTATGGCAGCGAGTCTGCTATCTTTTGGCCTGGGCCACGTCAAGTCTCCTTTGATCGAGTCGTGGCAGCT catcttcttgttcgtaggcTTGATCACGGTGGTTTCCGCGCCATTCGTGTACTGGAAACTCGATAACGACATACCCTCAGCTCGCTTCCTCTCAGAGGAACAGAAGCCAAAGGCGGTAGAGAGACTCCGAGCGAATCAGTCTGGCACTGGCTCCAGCGAGTTCAAGATGAAGCATGTCTGGGAGATGCTTTTTGAGCCGAAAACGTACTTGTGGATCGGAATGTCCTTACTTCTCAACTGCGGTGCCAGTGTTACCAACATCTTTGGACCACTCATCATCTCTGGTCTCGGTTTCGACAAGTACCGGACAGCACTATTGAGCGTACCCTTCGGCGCAATGCAGTTCCTCGTCATTATCTTCGCTTCCTGGGCGGCGCAACGATTCAAGAACAAGTCTGTCATCCTGACTTGCCTCACTCTGCCAGTCATTGCTGGCCTCGCTATGCTCTACACGATCAAGCACACGGATGGCAATCAAGGCGCACTGCTAGCGGGCTACTACTTGTTGGCTTTTCTCTTTGGCGGCAACCCGCTCATCGTCTCTTGGATTGTTGGCAACACCGCAGGAACCACGAAGAAGAGTGTTCTCATGTCAGTCTACAACGCAGCCTCCTCTGCCGGCAACATCATCGGGCCTTTGCTATTCAACAGTAATGATGCGCCGGAATACAAGCCTGGTGTCCGAGCCGTGCTAGGCCTATTCGTGGCTCTCGCAGCGGTGATCATCATTCAAGTGTTCAACCTCATGTTCTTGAACAAGCTACAATCGCGGAAGAGAGTCAAGAACGGTAAGCCAGCTCAGATCACCGACTGGAGCATGAAGGACGAATACCACAATGCAGACGAGAAACTCGACACGGAAACGTCTGCTGGACAGGCGAGGCTTGGTGACCACGCCTTTGAAGACCTGACAGACAGGCAGAATGACGAGGTGAGTTCCGAGCCCATATCTTGA
- the CYP-75 gene encoding putative P450 monooxygenase (P450 putatively acting on aromatic compounds. p450 with some similarity to ent-kaurene oxidase (gibberellin pathway) and gene model E_GW.1.620.1 which is part of a putative cyclic terpene gene cluster. It is part of region (cluster?) containing a several genes potentially involved in the utilization/modification of phenolic compounds.. ...) produces MEQHRVSSSPILTTAACLLLAFITYSFVAATFSTTARFWRRQTWVGDRKGLFSRLRTSIASITGSRAMVKDGYDRLSKNGQPFALQQFANPSVLLLPPAKISQLLQKSDDEIDLLKTLQETLAMRWTGDMDLSEDPIHIQVVRRQLTHKLPLLTADVHAELVLGFEDQWKTSTEWTAVPAATSCANVISRAANRVFSGTELCKNQEFLDACRSFGEGVFMAAGVINMIPTWLRWAVSPLITSRNARNMAICKRIGVPVVNKRIEEYKSGAEPRNDALQWVIEESLKRADPKEHDPVRICRRIVRLNMVAIHTTTISITNTLLDLYGSPRAEEFVAGLREEVERVLKTHGNEWTKGAVNDLYRIDSTIKESLRWTPLSLVGLTRLVTSKDGIDLGDDLHVPHGVLVAAPNVAIHSDEKHYSNPAEYDAFRFARNREDQDGNVVKQKSQGIVTTNESFLTFGHGRHACPGRFFASQEMKLMLAHIVMYYDVRLPGGRPKNFDFKGASVPSRRAVLE; encoded by the exons ATGGAGCAGCATCGTGTTTCATCATCGCCGATACTTACCACGGCTGCCTGCCTGCTTCTAGCATTTATCACATACTCCTTCGTCGCCGCGACATTCTCGACCACAGCCCGCTTCTGGCGTCGTCAAACATGGGTTGGAGACCGCAAAGGCCTTTTCTCCCGCTTGAGAACGAGCATCGCTTCCATTACAGGCAGCCGGGCGATGGTCAAGGATGGCTATGATCGATTATCCAAAAATGGACAGCCGTTTGCTCTGCAGCAATTCGCCAACCCATCGGTTCTGCTCCTTCCACCGGCGAAGATCTCACAGCTTTTGCAGAAGTCcgacgacgagatcgacTTGCTGAAAACTCTGCAGGAGACGCTTGCGATGCGTTGGACTGGTGATATGGATCTATCTGAGGATCCGATTCACATTCA GGTTGTGCGGCGCCAGTTGACGCACAAATTGCCGTTGCTTACAGCGGATGTCCACGCGGAATTGGTGCTGGGGTTCGAGGATCAGTGGAAAACATCGACAGAGTGGACAGCGGTACCAGCTGCAACGTCATGTGCCAATGTCATCAGTAGAGCAGCGAACCGGGTGTTCAGTGGCACGGAGCTGTGTAA AAACCAGGAGTTCTTGGATGCTTGCAGGTCTTTCGGAGAGGGAGTTTTCATGGCGGCTGGTGTCATCAACATGATTCCGACATGGCTCAGATGGGCTGTTTCTCCTCTGATCACATCTCGCAATGCTCGGAATATGGCAATTTGCAAAAGAATAGGCGTTCCTGTTGTGAACAAGCGGATTGAGGAATACAAGAGCGGAGCAGAGCCCAGG AACGACGCTTTGCAGTGGGTTATTGAAGAGAGTCTCAAGAGAGCAGACCCCAAAGAGCACGATCCCGTGCGCATTTGCAGGAGAATCGTCAGGCTCAACAT GGTCGCCATTCACACGACAACCATCTCCATCACAAATACCCTTCTCGACTTGTACGGCTCGCCACGAGCGGAAGAATTCGTAGCCGGGCTACGAGAAGAGGTCGAGCGGGTGCTGAAAACTCATGGCAACGAGTGGACCAAAGGCGCAGTGAACGACCTCTACCGCATCGACTCGACCATCAAAGAGAGCCTGCGATGGACACCACTCAGTCTAGTCGGCTTGACAAGACTGGTGACCAGCAAAGACGGCATCGATCTCGGAGATGACCTGCATGTCCCGCACGGCGTGCTGGTTGCTGCACCCAATGTGGCTATCCACAGTGATGAGAAGCATTACAGCAATCCAGCGGAATATGACGCTTTCCGATTCGCTCGAAATCGTGAGGATCAGGATGGCAATGTCGTGAAGCAGAAGAGCCAGGGGATTGTGACCACGAATGAATCGTTCTTGACGTTCGGGCATGGTCGTCATGCTTGTCCGGGTCGATTCTTCGCCTCGCAGGAGATGAAGCTGATGCTGGCACATATCGTTATGTATTACGACGTCAGGCTTCCGGGTGGGAGGCCGAAGAACTTCGATTTTAAGGGAGCGTCGGTTCCAAGCAGACGGGCAGTCCTTGAGTAA
- a CDS encoding 4-coumarate,CoA ligase-like protein (Similar to 4-coumarate:coA ligase) — protein MVFKNDDKLEIPTVDILSWYFYPGSVRRLNLYKPVYIDAFDPKRQYTHGQARTTIRKLVAGLRKAGLRQGDVVCVHSFNDINYPVLANGIIAAGGIYSGTNPAYQPYELAHAIKVARIKFLVVEPEILKHALEAATASSLPQENIFIFNNRDDQVVPSGFKSWRTLLQHGEEDWVRWDDAERSKSTTAAHLFSSGTTGLPKAAMLSHYNLIAQHCQITEWKPKPYAIKKITATPMFHVATAPTCHFSPLKDGADTVIMRRFDTEGYLKTIQDHQITDVATVPPMVLSIIQSDLEDKYSLKSVKFATCGAAPLEKRQQARFQALLSEGAVFTQVWATTWLIPRTETTCICTNTPFPGEDDTGSVGRPVPGIELKLVDAEDPTKEIHEYGVRGEVCIRGVTVIRGYLDEQATRDSWDSDGFFHTGDIAYCEKGTGKWYIVDRKKDLMKVRGFQVAPPELEAVLLEHPGVYDAAVIGVKKNKDDDSEYPRAYIVRRDNDEGRRLDGKAVFEYMGTKLAKFKRPEGGVVFMDAIPKNPSGKILKRELRE, from the exons ATGGTGTTCAAGAATGATGACAAGCTAGAAATCCCTACGGTGGACATTTTATCGTGGTATTTCTACCCAGGCTCCGTCCGCCGCCTAAACTTGT ACAAACCTGTCTACATCGACGCCTTTGATCCCAAACGGCAATACACCCACGGACAAGCACGTACCACCATTCGCAAACTCGTGGCTGGTCTCAGGAAAGCCGGTCTGAGACAAGGCGACGTTGTCTGCGTGCACAGCTTCAATGAT ATCAACTATCCTGTTCTCGCCAATGGCATCATAGCTGCGGGAGGAATCTACTCTGGCACCAATCCAGCGTACCAACCGTACGAGCTTGCCCACGCCATCAAAGTCGCTCGCATCAAGTTCCTGGTCGTCGAGCCTGAAATCCTCAAGCATGCCCTCGAGGCGGCAACGGCCAGTAGTCTACCGCAGGAGaacatcttcatcttcaacaaTCGAGACGATCAAGTGGTGCCCAGCGGGTTCAAATCGTGGCGGACATTGCTGCAGCACGGCGAGGAGGACTGGGTGAGATGGGACGATGCGGAGAGGTCCAAGTCGACCACTGCAGCTCATTTGTTCAGCTCGGGCACAACAGGCCTGCCGAAG GCCGCCATGCTGAGTCACTACAACTTGATCGCCCAGCACTGCCAGATTACCGAGTGGAAACCTAAGCCATACGCT ATCAAGAAGATCACCGCAACACCCATGTTCCACGTTGCAACAGCTCCGACATGCCACTTTTCTCCCCTTAAAGACGGCGCCGACACGGTGATCATGAGACGATTCGATACCGAGGGCTATCTCAAGACCATCCAGGACCATCAGATCACCGACGTTGCGACTGTGCCGCCGATGGTGCTGTCCATTATTCAGTCGGATCTGGAAGACAAGTATAGTTTGAAGTCTGTCAAATTCGCAACCTGTGGAGCAGCACCCTTGGAGAAGCGCCAGCAGGCTAGATTCCAGGCACTCTTGAGTGAAGGTGCAGTTTTCACACAGGTTTGGG CTACTACGTGGCTAATACCACGTACAGAGACAACCTGCATTTGCACCAACACCCCGTTCCCC GGAGAAGATGATACCGGCAGCGTGGGCCGCCCAGTACCCGGCATTGAGCTCAAGCTCGTCGACGCTGAGGACCCGACCAAAGAGATACACGAGTATGGCGTCCGCGGCGAAGTCTGTATCAGAGGCGTGACTGTCATTCGAGGC TACCTGGATGAGCAGGCCACACGGGACTCATGGGATAGTGACGGGTTCTTCCACACCGGAGACATTGCTTACTGCGAAAAGGGGACCGGGAAGTGGTACATTGTCGATCGGAAGAAGGACCTAATGAAGGTTCGCGGATTCCAGGTCGCACCACCGGAGCTGGAAGCAGTCTTGCTCGAGCATCCGGGAGTGTACGATGCTGCAGTGATTGGCgtcaagaagaacaaggacgaTGACTCGGAGTATCCACGAGCGTACATCGTTCGAAGAGACAACGACGAAGGTAGGCGGCTTGATGGAAAGGCGGTCTTCGAGTACATGGGGACCAAGCTGGCAAAGTTCAAGAGACCGGAAGGCGGCGTGGTGTTTATGGATGCGATACCGAAGAATCCCAGTGGAAAGATTTTGAAGCGAGAACTGCGGGAG